In Prunus dulcis chromosome 2, ALMONDv2, whole genome shotgun sequence, a single genomic region encodes these proteins:
- the LOC117617542 gene encoding rootletin isoform X2: protein MSAVGESDVPSNPTPTKPNGAVSTTPPQANQCTRQFMTSVASKIASQPLQNYDPGVWGVLTAISDQARKRSQGINILLTADEHYIGRTVADVRFQIESTAVSARHCKIYRKMAANGDTKHPSVFLKDMSTNGTYLNWKKLTKGGPEAEVRHGDIISPSAPPQHDVAFAFVYREVLVSNTSTDGAFAKRKAEDFVSDTKRLKGIGIGAPEGPISLDDFRSLQRSNTELRKQLETQVVTIDTLRNENRLAVERHENEKKELKESVARPYLDQLSELHHTLEIKQKDLVEASRISAETKHAIEDLNERLSAAMQSCSEANEIVNSQKASIAELKAQLDEERNQRREEREKAAADLKAAVQKAQLEAEEEIKRFSDAATRRQREQQEVIKKLQESERETCLLVETLRTKLEDTRQKLVISDYKVRQLETQLSEEQSTSESRKIRVEELEHEMRGLRKELESEKAAREEAWAKVSALELEINAAMRDLDFERRRLKAARERIMLRETQLRAFYSTTEEISVLFAKQQEQLKSMQRTLEDEENYDNTSVDIDLNVTVGDISGTEGRGNEAIRYHNNITGKAGSATTLQRSDRNQVVTSSDEVSVTEKHDCDIRSQEGQHTEEVEFTSADHGVKGGFGSEIDGVGTAPIMEGDGIETEQVPETESPGINGEQNIDLNKIVTFDGDTMQLDDEANIQENDEQVPMICQERHSQSNSPRETLKDMGDTEGCGAIRTADLIASEVIGSWACSTAPSLRGDNESQRSRDNNEEGAAGPHDSTDQVAESQSNPSSDAAARRQNRERQALSEMIGIVAPDLKGQFGGTVDDSDDHGREKEGTPSDSDTESCSNNEEDNRTDAEGGSISDSETEGSDQVAEDKKLGDAMDEDEQDTEDSLG, encoded by the exons ATGTCTGCCGTAGGCGAAAGCGATGTGCCCTCAAATCCCACTCCAACAAAACCCAATGGCGCTGTGAGCACTACACCTCCACAAGCCAACCAATGCACCAGGCAGTTCATGACCTCCGTGGCGTCCAAGATCGCCTCCCAGCCTCTCCAGAATTACGATCCTGGAGTCTGGGGCGTCCTCACCGCCATTTCCGACCAGGCCCGTAAACGCAGCCAG GGTATAAATATCCTTTTGACTGCTGATGAGCATTACATTGGCCGAACCGTGGCTGATGTGCGTTTCCAGATCGAATCCACTGCGGTTAGTGCAAGACATTGCAAGATATACAGGAAGATGGCTGCTAATGGAGACACGAAGCATCCATCGGTATTCTTGAAAGATATGAG CACAAATGGGACATATCTCAACTGGAAGAAGTTGACAAAAGGTGGCCCTGAAGCTGAAGTACGCCATGGAGATATTATATCTCCTTCTGCACCTCCTCAACATG ATGTTGCATTTGCATTCGTATACAGAGAAGTTTTAGTGTCCAATACCAGTACAGATGGTGCatttgcaaaaagaaaagcag AGGATTTTGTTTCTGATACGAAGAGACTAAAAGGCATTGGCATTGGTGCTCCGGAGGGTCCTATATCTCTTGATGATTTTCGAAGTCTTCAACGGTCAAACACG GAATTGAGGAAGCAATTAGAAACTCAAGTTGTTACAATTGATACATTGCGCAATGAGAATCGTCTGGCTGTTGAGCGTCATGAAAAT gaaaagaaagaattgaaAGAATCAGTTGCAAGGCCTTACCTTGATCAACTCAGTGAGTTGCATCACACTCTGGAGATTAAACAGAAGGATCTGGTAGAGGCCAGTAGAATATCTGCAGAAACAAAACATGCTATCGAAGACCTCAATGAAAGGCTCAGTGCTGCTATGCAGTCATGTTCTGAAGCAAATGAAATAGTGAATAG TCAGAAAGCATCTATAGCTGAACTCAAGGCACAACTGGATGAAGAGCGCAATCAGAGAAGAGAAGAACGAGAAAAGGCTGCAGCAGATCTAAAAGCAGCAGTGCAGAAAGCTCAACTAGAGGCTGAAGAGGAAATAAAACGATTTTCGGATGCTGCCACGAGACGACAGAGAGAGCAACAAGAAGTAATTAAGAAGCTTCAG GAATCAGAGAGAGAAACATGTTTACTAGTAGAAACCTTGAGAACCAAATTG GAAGACACTAGGCAAAAGTTGGTTATCTCTGACTATAAAGTTCGCCAGCTTGAAACCCAACTTTCTGAAGAGCAGTCAACCTCCGAAAGTCGAAAAATA AGAGTAGAAGAACTTGAACATGAGATGAGAGGACTGCGGAAAGAGCTTGAGAGTGAAAAG GCGGCTCGAGAAGAAGCATGGGCCAAAGTTTCTGCCCTTGAACTAGAGATAAATGCTGCTATGCGAGATCTTGATTTTGAGAGACGGAGACTTAAAGCTGCCAGAGAAAGAATTATGCTTAG GGAGACACAGCTAAGAGCATTTTATTCCACAACCGAGGAGATTTCTGTACTTTTTGCTAAACAGCAGGAACAGTTGAAATCAATGCAGAGGACGCTGGAAGATGAGGAAAATTATGATAACACATCAGTTGATATTGACCTCAATGTGACTGTTGGTGATATAAGTGGAACTGAAGGCAGAGGAAATGAAGCAATCAGATATCATAATAACATTACTGGTAAAGCAGGGTCAGCTACAACACTGCAGAGGTCTGACAGAAATCAAGTTGTAACTTCTAGTGATGAAGTTAGTGTTACAGAGAAGCATGACTGTGATATCAGAAGCCAAGAAGGTCAACATACCGAAGAGGTAGAATTTACAAGTGCAGACCATGGGGTCAAGGGTGGCTTTGGTTCTGAGATTGATGGTGTTGGCACAGCACCAATTATGGAGGGAGATGGCATTGAGACTGAGCAAGTTCCTGAAACTGAAAGCCCTGGAATCAACGGCGAGCAGAATATTGATCTGAATAAGATTGTCACTTTTGATGGGGATACGATGCAACTTGATGATGAAGCCAACATACAAGAGAACGATGAGCAGGTACCAATGATTTGTCAGGAGCGTCACTCTCAATCAAATAGCCCCCGTGAAACTCTAAAAGATATGGGAGATACGGAAGGCTGTGGCGCAATCAGGACAGCAGACCTTATAGCTTCTGAAGTTATTGGTAGCTGGGCTTGCAGCACAGCCCCTTCTCTCCGTGGAGATAATGAATCTCAAAGAAGTAGAGACAACAATGAGGAAGGTGCTGCCGGGCCACACGACTCCACTGATCAGGTGGCTGAGAGCCAAAGTAATCCCTCTTCTGATGCTGCTGCCAGAAGACAGAATCGCGAACGTCAAGCACTGAGTGAAATGATTGGTATTGTTGCTCCAGACTTAAAAGGGCAGTTCGGTGGAACTGTGGATGATAGTGATGATCacgggagagaaaaagagggtACTCCATCCGACTCAGATACTGAGAGTTGTTCGAACAATGAAGAAGATAACAGAACTGATGCTGAAGGTGGATCAATTTCGGATTCAGAGACTGAGGGTAGTGATCAGGTTGCCGAAGATAAAAAATTGGGTGATGCAATGGATGAAGATGAACAAGATACAGAAGATTCTCTTGGATAA
- the LOC117617543 gene encoding peptidyl-prolyl cis-trans isomerase CYP18-1: MSVTLHTNLGDIKCEIFCDEVPKTAENFLALCASGYYDGTIFHRNIKGFMIQGGDPTGTGKGGTSIWGKKFNDEIRESLKHNARGMLSMANSGPNTNGSQFFINYAKQPHLNGLYTVFGKVIHGFEVLDIMEKTPTGPGDRPLAEIRLNRVTIHANPLAG; this comes from the exons ATG TCAGTCACTCTACACACAAATCTGGGCGACATCAAATGCGAGATTTTTTGCGACGAGGTCCCCAAAACCGCCGAG AATTTTTTGGCACTATGTGCCAGCGGTTATTATGATGGAACCATATTTCATAGAAATATCAAAGGGTTTATGATACAAGGTGGAGACCCAACAGGTACAGGCAAGGGTGGAACTAGTATTTGGGGCAAGAAGTTCAATGATGAGATAAGAGAGTCTCTAAAG caCAATGCTAGGGGAATGCTATCAATGGCAAATAGTGGTCCAAATACAAATGGAAGTCAGTTCTTCATTAATTATGCGAAGCAGCCTCATCTAAATGGATTGTACACTGTGTTTGGCAAAGTGATCCATGGGTTTGAAGTTCTTGATATCATGGAAAAG ACTCCAACTGGACCTGGGGATCGACCTCTTGCTGAGATCAGGCTCAATCGAGTGACCATTCATGCTAACCCGCTGGCTGGGTAA
- the LOC117617542 gene encoding uncharacterized protein LOC117617542 isoform X1, with protein sequence MSAVGESDVPSNPTPTKPNGAVSTTPPQANQCTRQFMTSVASKIASQPLQNYDPGVWGVLTAISDQARKRSQGINILLTADEHYIGRTVADVRFQIESTAVSARHCKIYRKMAANGDTKHPSVFLKDMSTNGTYLNWKKLTKGGPEAEVRHGDIISPSAPPQHDVAFAFVYREVLVSNTSTDGAFAKRKAEDFVSDTKRLKGIGIGAPEGPISLDDFRSLQRSNTELRKQLETQVVTIDTLRNENRLAVERHENEKKELKESVARPYLDQLSELHHTLEIKQKDLVEASRISAETKHAIEDLNERLSAAMQSCSEANEIVNSQKASIAELKAQLDEERNQRREEREKAAADLKAAVQKAQLEAEEEIKRFSDAATRRQREQQEVIKKLQESERETCLLVETLRTKLEDTRQKLVISDYKVRQLETQLSEEQSTSESRKIRVEELEHEMRGLRKELESEKQAAREEAWAKVSALELEINAAMRDLDFERRRLKAARERIMLRETQLRAFYSTTEEISVLFAKQQEQLKSMQRTLEDEENYDNTSVDIDLNVTVGDISGTEGRGNEAIRYHNNITGKAGSATTLQRSDRNQVVTSSDEVSVTEKHDCDIRSQEGQHTEEVEFTSADHGVKGGFGSEIDGVGTAPIMEGDGIETEQVPETESPGINGEQNIDLNKIVTFDGDTMQLDDEANIQENDEQVPMICQERHSQSNSPRETLKDMGDTEGCGAIRTADLIASEVIGSWACSTAPSLRGDNESQRSRDNNEEGAAGPHDSTDQVAESQSNPSSDAAARRQNRERQALSEMIGIVAPDLKGQFGGTVDDSDDHGREKEGTPSDSDTESCSNNEEDNRTDAEGGSISDSETEGSDQVAEDKKLGDAMDEDEQDTEDSLG encoded by the exons ATGTCTGCCGTAGGCGAAAGCGATGTGCCCTCAAATCCCACTCCAACAAAACCCAATGGCGCTGTGAGCACTACACCTCCACAAGCCAACCAATGCACCAGGCAGTTCATGACCTCCGTGGCGTCCAAGATCGCCTCCCAGCCTCTCCAGAATTACGATCCTGGAGTCTGGGGCGTCCTCACCGCCATTTCCGACCAGGCCCGTAAACGCAGCCAG GGTATAAATATCCTTTTGACTGCTGATGAGCATTACATTGGCCGAACCGTGGCTGATGTGCGTTTCCAGATCGAATCCACTGCGGTTAGTGCAAGACATTGCAAGATATACAGGAAGATGGCTGCTAATGGAGACACGAAGCATCCATCGGTATTCTTGAAAGATATGAG CACAAATGGGACATATCTCAACTGGAAGAAGTTGACAAAAGGTGGCCCTGAAGCTGAAGTACGCCATGGAGATATTATATCTCCTTCTGCACCTCCTCAACATG ATGTTGCATTTGCATTCGTATACAGAGAAGTTTTAGTGTCCAATACCAGTACAGATGGTGCatttgcaaaaagaaaagcag AGGATTTTGTTTCTGATACGAAGAGACTAAAAGGCATTGGCATTGGTGCTCCGGAGGGTCCTATATCTCTTGATGATTTTCGAAGTCTTCAACGGTCAAACACG GAATTGAGGAAGCAATTAGAAACTCAAGTTGTTACAATTGATACATTGCGCAATGAGAATCGTCTGGCTGTTGAGCGTCATGAAAAT gaaaagaaagaattgaaAGAATCAGTTGCAAGGCCTTACCTTGATCAACTCAGTGAGTTGCATCACACTCTGGAGATTAAACAGAAGGATCTGGTAGAGGCCAGTAGAATATCTGCAGAAACAAAACATGCTATCGAAGACCTCAATGAAAGGCTCAGTGCTGCTATGCAGTCATGTTCTGAAGCAAATGAAATAGTGAATAG TCAGAAAGCATCTATAGCTGAACTCAAGGCACAACTGGATGAAGAGCGCAATCAGAGAAGAGAAGAACGAGAAAAGGCTGCAGCAGATCTAAAAGCAGCAGTGCAGAAAGCTCAACTAGAGGCTGAAGAGGAAATAAAACGATTTTCGGATGCTGCCACGAGACGACAGAGAGAGCAACAAGAAGTAATTAAGAAGCTTCAG GAATCAGAGAGAGAAACATGTTTACTAGTAGAAACCTTGAGAACCAAATTG GAAGACACTAGGCAAAAGTTGGTTATCTCTGACTATAAAGTTCGCCAGCTTGAAACCCAACTTTCTGAAGAGCAGTCAACCTCCGAAAGTCGAAAAATA AGAGTAGAAGAACTTGAACATGAGATGAGAGGACTGCGGAAAGAGCTTGAGAGTGAAAAG CAGGCGGCTCGAGAAGAAGCATGGGCCAAAGTTTCTGCCCTTGAACTAGAGATAAATGCTGCTATGCGAGATCTTGATTTTGAGAGACGGAGACTTAAAGCTGCCAGAGAAAGAATTATGCTTAG GGAGACACAGCTAAGAGCATTTTATTCCACAACCGAGGAGATTTCTGTACTTTTTGCTAAACAGCAGGAACAGTTGAAATCAATGCAGAGGACGCTGGAAGATGAGGAAAATTATGATAACACATCAGTTGATATTGACCTCAATGTGACTGTTGGTGATATAAGTGGAACTGAAGGCAGAGGAAATGAAGCAATCAGATATCATAATAACATTACTGGTAAAGCAGGGTCAGCTACAACACTGCAGAGGTCTGACAGAAATCAAGTTGTAACTTCTAGTGATGAAGTTAGTGTTACAGAGAAGCATGACTGTGATATCAGAAGCCAAGAAGGTCAACATACCGAAGAGGTAGAATTTACAAGTGCAGACCATGGGGTCAAGGGTGGCTTTGGTTCTGAGATTGATGGTGTTGGCACAGCACCAATTATGGAGGGAGATGGCATTGAGACTGAGCAAGTTCCTGAAACTGAAAGCCCTGGAATCAACGGCGAGCAGAATATTGATCTGAATAAGATTGTCACTTTTGATGGGGATACGATGCAACTTGATGATGAAGCCAACATACAAGAGAACGATGAGCAGGTACCAATGATTTGTCAGGAGCGTCACTCTCAATCAAATAGCCCCCGTGAAACTCTAAAAGATATGGGAGATACGGAAGGCTGTGGCGCAATCAGGACAGCAGACCTTATAGCTTCTGAAGTTATTGGTAGCTGGGCTTGCAGCACAGCCCCTTCTCTCCGTGGAGATAATGAATCTCAAAGAAGTAGAGACAACAATGAGGAAGGTGCTGCCGGGCCACACGACTCCACTGATCAGGTGGCTGAGAGCCAAAGTAATCCCTCTTCTGATGCTGCTGCCAGAAGACAGAATCGCGAACGTCAAGCACTGAGTGAAATGATTGGTATTGTTGCTCCAGACTTAAAAGGGCAGTTCGGTGGAACTGTGGATGATAGTGATGATCacgggagagaaaaagagggtACTCCATCCGACTCAGATACTGAGAGTTGTTCGAACAATGAAGAAGATAACAGAACTGATGCTGAAGGTGGATCAATTTCGGATTCAGAGACTGAGGGTAGTGATCAGGTTGCCGAAGATAAAAAATTGGGTGATGCAATGGATGAAGATGAACAAGATACAGAAGATTCTCTTGGATAA